The Streptococcus oralis Uo5 genome includes a window with the following:
- the pepF gene encoding oligoendopeptidase F, which produces MEQKHRSEFPEKELWDLTALYQDREDFLRAIEKTREDINQFSRDYKGNLHTFEDFEKAFAELEQIYIQMSHIGNYAFMPQTTDYSNEDFANIAQAGMEFETDASVALTFFDDALVAADEEVLDRLGELPYLTAAIRQAKIKKAHYLGSDVEKALTNLGEVFYSPQDIYTKMRAGDFEMADFEAHGKTYKNSFVTYENFYQNHEDAEVREKSFRSFSEGLRKHQNTAAAAYLAQVKSEKLLADMKGYDSVFDYLLAEQEVDRAMFDRQIDLIMQEFAPVAQRYLKHVAKVNGLEKMTFADWKLDLDSALNPEVSIDDAYDLVMKSVEPLGQEYTQEIARYQEERWVDFAANSGKDSGGYAADPYRVHPYVLMSWTGRLSDVYTLIHEIGHSGQFIFSDNHQSYFNAHMSTYYVEAPSTFNELLLSDYLEHQSDDPRQKRFALAHRLTDTYFHNFITHLLEAAFQRKVYTLIEEGETFGASKLNSIMKEVLTDFWGDAIEIDDDAALTWMRQAHYYMGLYSYTYSAGLVISTAGYLHLKHSETGAEDWINLLKSGGSKTPLESAMIIGADISTDKPLRDTIQFLSDTVDQIIAYSAELGE; this is translated from the coding sequence ATGGAACAAAAACACCGTTCAGAATTTCCAGAGAAGGAACTTTGGGATTTAACCGCCCTATACCAAGATCGTGAGGATTTCTTGCGAGCAATCGAAAAGACTCGCGAAGATATCAACCAATTTAGCCGTGATTACAAGGGCAATCTTCATACTTTTGAGGATTTCGAGAAGGCCTTTGCAGAATTGGAACAAATCTATATCCAGATGAGTCATATCGGCAATTATGCCTTCATGCCTCAGACGACAGACTATAGCAATGAGGATTTTGCTAATATTGCCCAAGCTGGGATGGAATTTGAAACAGATGCCAGCGTAGCTCTTACCTTCTTTGATGATGCCTTGGTAGCAGCAGATGAGGAAGTCTTGGATCGTTTGGGTGAACTGCCATATTTAACAGCTGCCATTCGTCAGGCAAAAATCAAAAAAGCCCACTATCTCGGGTCAGATGTAGAGAAGGCTTTGACCAATCTCGGTGAAGTTTTCTACAGTCCACAGGACATCTATACTAAGATGCGAGCTGGAGATTTTGAAATGGCTGACTTTGAAGCTCATGGCAAAACCTACAAAAACAGCTTTGTGACTTATGAGAATTTCTACCAAAACCACGAGGACGCTGAGGTTCGTGAGAAATCTTTCCGTTCCTTCTCAGAAGGACTTCGTAAGCACCAAAATACAGCTGCAGCAGCCTATCTAGCTCAAGTCAAGTCTGAAAAACTCTTGGCAGATATGAAAGGCTATGACTCAGTTTTTGATTATCTTTTAGCTGAGCAGGAAGTAGATCGTGCCATGTTTGATCGCCAGATTGACCTCATCATGCAAGAATTTGCGCCAGTTGCTCAGAGGTACCTCAAGCATGTTGCCAAGGTGAATGGTCTTGAAAAGATGACCTTTGCTGACTGGAAATTGGACTTGGATAGCGCCCTCAATCCTGAAGTCAGCATTGATGATGCCTATGATTTGGTCATGAAGTCGGTAGAACCACTGGGTCAAGAATACACTCAAGAAATTGCCCGCTACCAAGAAGAGCGCTGGGTGGACTTCGCTGCTAATAGTGGCAAGGATTCTGGTGGGTATGCGGCGGACCCATATCGCGTGCACCCTTATGTCCTCATGAGCTGGACTGGTCGTTTGAGCGATGTCTATACCTTGATTCATGAAATTGGGCATTCTGGTCAATTCATCTTTTCTGACAATCACCAAAGTTACTTCAATGCCCACATGTCAACCTACTATGTCGAAGCGCCATCAACCTTCAATGAATTGCTTCTCAGTGACTACTTGGAGCACCAATCGGACGACCCACGTCAAAAACGATTTGCCCTTGCCCACCGCTTAACAGATACCTACTTCCATAATTTCATCACCCACCTCTTGGAAGCAGCCTTCCAGCGTAAGGTTTATACATTGATTGAAGAAGGGGAAACCTTTGGAGCAAGCAAGCTCAACAGCATTATGAAGGAAGTTTTGACAGATTTCTGGGGAGATGCTATTGAGATTGATGACGATGCAGCCTTGACTTGGATGCGCCAAGCTCACTACTACATGGGCTTGTATAGCTACACCTACTCTGCTGGCCTTGTCATCTCAACAGCTGGTTACCTTCATCTGAAACATTCAGAAACCGGAGCTGAAGATTGGATCAATCTCCTTAAATCAGGTGGTAGTAAGACACCGCTTGAGTCAGCCATGATTATCGGAGCGGATATCTCAACAGACAAACCACTCCGTGATACCATCCAATTCTTGTCTGATACAGTTGACCAGATTATTGCCTACAGTGCTGAGTTGGGAGAGTAA